A genomic window from bacterium includes:
- a CDS encoding bifunctional aminotransferase class I/II-fold pyridoxal phosphate-dependent enzyme/GNAT family N-acetyltransferase, producing MRQNGDRFEFLDRLVGEAYSAGVAGCRSEDEKTDGREVTISGRRLVNFASCSYLGLELDERLKQAAVDAIHAHGIQVSASRAYLSSSLYLEFETRMAQIFDGPLVVAPTTTLGHLAAIPTLVDPEDAILLDHHAHSSLQMACKVVAADGVPVELVPHNDLERVADRTTTLSEKHRRVWYVADGVNSMTGHLAPNAEIARTLDAHPDLRLYVDDAHGMSWCGTHGSGSVKDDLGGHPQVVLTTGLAKGFGTGGGIIVLPDQRTRERVQRYGPTMVFGGPLQPAILGAALASAQIHLSDEIEQLQADLRLRMAHRNAVAAAQGVVMTSSPETPVGLVALGPVRAAHALCRRLIDEGFYINPAQFPALPVRRSGGRFLLTRHHTLDDIECLMTAIAAHWEAAVREGGSSPEEVSQTFGLEIPERARRRRPRETPAEEEGEGALRLEVADTVDKLDLREWDRLMSDRGCLTSAAMRCFEKAFAGAGKPEERWEFRYYLVRDAAGEPVLATCFTKALWKADILSSAEVSEEVERRRAEDPYHLTQWVYAMGHLLSEGEHLWLRDDVTSPASREALRLLFKTVREDAKVLGCEMRVLRDFCEVDEETTSVLEEEGWLRMSGPDSWVLEEPPADDEALLARLSAKGRLHQRRAVQPFDETYEVEVLTGEAAKAVDLDRLHALYDNVRRRSLEINTFPIPRALFEALVGAPDFELSIFRPRGVPEAEIVGFGFGYTGQSVYVPLFLGMDYDYVADRGLYRQMLRDVVRCASASGKSAVHFGYGAGLEKRRFGARRVETTMYVELDDHFATDAVAQVSIRAAS from the coding sequence ATGCGCCAGAACGGCGACCGCTTCGAGTTCCTGGACCGGCTGGTGGGCGAAGCCTATTCGGCCGGCGTCGCCGGGTGTCGCTCGGAGGACGAAAAGACCGACGGCCGGGAGGTCACGATCTCGGGCCGTCGGCTCGTGAACTTCGCTTCCTGCAGCTACCTCGGGTTGGAGCTCGACGAACGCCTCAAGCAGGCGGCGGTCGACGCGATTCACGCCCACGGAATCCAGGTGAGCGCGTCGCGCGCCTACCTCTCGTCGTCGCTCTATCTCGAGTTCGAAACGCGAATGGCGCAGATCTTCGACGGGCCGCTCGTCGTGGCGCCGACCACGACCCTCGGTCACCTCGCGGCCATCCCGACGCTGGTCGATCCCGAAGACGCGATCCTGCTCGACCATCACGCGCACTCGAGCCTCCAGATGGCCTGCAAGGTCGTGGCGGCCGACGGCGTACCGGTCGAGCTGGTGCCGCACAACGATCTCGAGCGGGTCGCCGACCGAACGACGACGCTCTCCGAGAAGCACCGTCGTGTGTGGTACGTCGCCGACGGCGTGAACAGCATGACCGGGCACCTCGCGCCGAACGCCGAGATCGCCCGCACGCTCGACGCCCACCCGGATCTGCGGCTCTACGTGGATGATGCCCACGGCATGAGCTGGTGCGGCACCCACGGCTCGGGCAGTGTGAAGGACGACCTCGGCGGCCATCCGCAGGTTGTGCTGACCACGGGGCTGGCGAAGGGCTTCGGCACGGGCGGTGGGATCATCGTGCTGCCCGACCAGCGCACGCGGGAACGGGTGCAGCGCTACGGCCCGACCATGGTTTTCGGGGGGCCGCTCCAGCCGGCGATCCTGGGGGCGGCGCTCGCCTCGGCGCAGATCCATCTGAGCGACGAGATCGAGCAGCTCCAGGCGGACCTGCGTCTGCGTATGGCGCACCGGAACGCGGTCGCTGCGGCGCAGGGTGTCGTGATGACGTCGTCGCCCGAGACGCCGGTCGGGCTCGTCGCCCTCGGTCCCGTGCGGGCGGCCCACGCGCTCTGCCGCCGATTGATCGACGAGGGCTTCTACATCAATCCGGCGCAGTTTCCGGCCCTTCCGGTGCGTCGCAGCGGTGGCCGCTTCCTGCTCACCCGCCACCACACCCTCGACGACATCGAATGCCTGATGACCGCGATCGCCGCCCACTGGGAAGCGGCGGTCCGCGAGGGCGGCTCGAGCCCCGAAGAGGTCTCGCAGACCTTCGGCCTCGAGATCCCGGAGCGCGCGCGCAGGCGGCGGCCCCGCGAGACACCGGCCGAAGAGGAGGGCGAGGGTGCGCTTCGTCTCGAAGTCGCCGACACGGTCGACAAGCTCGACCTGCGGGAGTGGGACCGGCTGATGAGCGATCGCGGCTGTCTGACGTCGGCCGCGATGCGCTGCTTCGAGAAGGCTTTCGCCGGCGCCGGCAAGCCCGAGGAGCGCTGGGAGTTCCGCTACTACCTGGTGCGGGACGCTGCCGGGGAGCCCGTCCTCGCGACGTGCTTCACCAAGGCGCTCTGGAAGGCCGACATCCTTTCGAGTGCCGAGGTCTCCGAGGAGGTCGAGCGGCGTCGCGCCGAGGATCCCTACCACTTGACCCAGTGGGTCTACGCGATGGGTCATCTCCTGTCCGAAGGCGAGCACCTGTGGCTGCGGGACGACGTGACGTCGCCCGCGTCCCGAGAGGCGCTGCGCCTCCTGTTCAAGACCGTCCGGGAGGACGCCAAGGTCCTCGGCTGCGAGATGCGCGTCCTGCGCGACTTCTGCGAAGTCGATGAGGAGACGACGAGCGTACTCGAGGAAGAGGGCTGGCTCCGGATGTCCGGGCCGGATTCGTGGGTCCTCGAGGAGCCACCGGCGGACGACGAAGCGCTCCTCGCGCGTCTGAGTGCGAAGGGGCGGCTGCACCAGCGGCGCGCGGTCCAGCCCTTCGACGAGACCTACGAAGTCGAGGTCCTGACGGGGGAGGCCGCGAAAGCGGTCGACCTCGATCGTCTTCACGCGCTCTACGACAACGTGCGCCGACGTTCGCTCGAGATCAACACGTTCCCGATCCCGCGCGCGCTCTTCGAGGCGCTGGTGGGGGCGCCCGACTTCGAGCTGTCGATCTTCCGCCCCCGCGGCGTTCCCGAAGCCGAGATCGTGGGCTTCGGGTTCGGATACACGGGGCAGTCGGTCTACGTGCCGCTCTTCCTGGGCATGGACTACGACTATGTGGCGGATCGCGGTCTGTATCGTCAGATGCTGCGCGACGTGGTTCGCTGTGCGAGCGCTTCGGGCAAGTCGGCGGTGCACTTCGGCTATGGCGCGGGGCTCGAGAAGCGTCGCTTCGGGGCCCGTCGGGTCGAGACGACGATGTACGTCGAGCTCGACGATCACTTCGCGACCGATGCGGTGGCGCAGGTCTCGATTCGCGCGGCGTCGTGA
- a CDS encoding c-type cytochrome: MTARRVRRGIAIAAVVLVGLAAGIRWASDRALGRRYDLDAVESTLGRRYDLEVVEPTLGRADANDPRARGRHLVTAVAQCPFCHGTDLGGREIADDPLLGRIDSANLTPGRGGIVGRYSRADWVRAMRHGIRPDGSSLVLMPAIGLSQATDEDLLAIIDYLAEVPPIDRTPRATRFGWMTRLIVALGAADDIFAAEESRASHRLNGPPGVSVHASPTAEYGAYLVALGNCRVCHKADLRGGLHPLALPEEPPPPPLVGEDAMEGWGEMDFARAMREGTTPDGRALDRDYMPWPGFAALTDLETRALWRYLRSEREPSRAAAVASR, encoded by the coding sequence GTGACGGCCCGCCGCGTTCGGCGAGGGATCGCGATCGCTGCGGTCGTCCTCGTTGGCTTGGCGGCCGGCATCCGTTGGGCGAGCGATCGCGCACTCGGGCGCCGCTACGACCTCGACGCGGTCGAGTCCACGCTCGGGCGCCGCTACGACCTCGAAGTGGTCGAGCCCACGCTCGGGCGCGCGGACGCGAACGATCCTCGCGCCCGCGGTCGTCATCTCGTCACGGCCGTCGCCCAGTGTCCGTTCTGTCACGGGACCGACCTCGGCGGCCGCGAGATCGCGGACGATCCGCTGCTCGGGCGGATCGACTCCGCCAACCTGACCCCCGGGCGGGGCGGGATCGTCGGCCGCTATTCCCGTGCCGACTGGGTGCGGGCGATGCGGCACGGCATTCGCCCCGACGGCAGCTCGCTCGTGCTCATGCCCGCCATCGGCCTGTCCCAGGCCACCGACGAAGACCTCCTCGCGATCATCGACTATCTCGCGGAGGTCCCGCCGATCGACCGCACGCCGCGGGCAACCCGGTTCGGTTGGATGACTCGGCTGATCGTCGCGCTCGGTGCCGCCGACGACATCTTCGCGGCAGAGGAATCCCGCGCGAGCCACCGCCTGAACGGTCCACCCGGAGTGTCGGTCCACGCCTCGCCGACCGCCGAGTACGGCGCCTATCTCGTCGCGCTCGGAAACTGCCGCGTCTGCCACAAGGCGGATCTCCGGGGTGGCCTGCATCCCCTCGCGCTGCCCGAGGAGCCGCCGCCGCCGCCGCTCGTCGGGGAAGACGCGATGGAGGGGTGGGGCGAGATGGACTTCGCCCGGGCCATGCGCGAAGGGACGACGCCCGACGGCCGCGCGCTGGATCGCGACTACATGCCCTGGCCCGGCTTCGCCGCCCTCACGGACCTCGAGACCCGCGCCCTCTGGCGCTACCTCCGCTCGGAACGCGAGCCCTCACGAGCCGCCGCCGTCGCGTCCCGCTGA
- the secG gene encoding preprotein translocase subunit SecG → METFIYALHFIVCLVLIGVVLLQRGKGADLGASLGGGGANTIFGSRGAGNFLTRITTASAIVFMGTSLTLAYLGYQSSDVRLFDETQPFDVEVPTDAAIEEAGGLEEIPAETGGLQEIPAETGGLQEIPAAEVPSE, encoded by the coding sequence GTGGAGACCTTCATCTACGCCCTGCATTTCATCGTCTGCCTCGTGCTGATCGGCGTCGTCCTGCTCCAGCGCGGCAAGGGCGCCGACCTGGGCGCGAGCCTCGGCGGCGGCGGTGCGAACACGATCTTCGGCAGCCGCGGCGCCGGCAACTTCCTGACCCGGATCACGACCGCCAGCGCGATCGTCTTCATGGGGACGAGCCTGACCCTCGCCTACCTCGGCTACCAGAGCTCCGACGTCCGGCTCTTCGACGAGACCCAGCCCTTCGACGTGGAAGTCCCGACCGACGCCGCAATCGAGGAAGCAGGCGGACTCGAGGAGATTCCGGCGGAGACCGGGGGGCTCCAGGAGATCCCCGCCGAGACCGGCGGCCTCCAGGAAATCCCGGCGGCGGAAGTTCCGTCCGAGTAG
- the tpiA gene encoding triose-phosphate isomerase: MSGNSRTPLVCANWKMNQTASEAEAWASAFVAAIESRRAELDAACEIAVAPAHPVLDRLGRALAGSAIALAAQNVHADESGAFTGEVSVAMLEDLGCRYALIGHSERRQLFGERDAGIAAKAERLQASSVRPILCVGETLDEREHDKTLDVVQTQLGAALDRATGLGDELVVAYEPVWAIGTGKTATPELAQEVHAALRAALVERLGDVGTRIRLLYGGSVKPSNAAELLSQPDIDGALVGGASLDPQDFAHIALATLSIPRAS, encoded by the coding sequence ATGAGTGGGAACTCGCGAACGCCGCTGGTCTGCGCGAACTGGAAGATGAACCAGACCGCCAGCGAGGCGGAGGCCTGGGCGAGTGCTTTCGTGGCGGCGATCGAGTCACGCCGCGCGGAGCTCGACGCGGCCTGCGAGATCGCGGTCGCCCCGGCCCATCCGGTCCTCGACCGCCTGGGGCGGGCCCTCGCCGGATCCGCGATCGCCCTCGCCGCGCAGAACGTGCACGCCGACGAGAGCGGCGCGTTCACGGGGGAGGTCTCGGTCGCGATGCTCGAGGATCTCGGCTGCCGCTATGCGCTGATCGGACACAGCGAGCGCCGCCAGCTCTTCGGCGAGCGCGACGCCGGAATCGCCGCCAAGGCCGAGCGTCTCCAGGCCTCCTCCGTCCGCCCGATCCTCTGCGTCGGGGAGACCCTCGACGAGCGCGAACACGACAAGACCCTCGACGTCGTCCAGACCCAGCTCGGCGCCGCGCTGGATCGCGCGACGGGGCTCGGGGACGAGCTGGTCGTGGCCTACGAGCCGGTGTGGGCGATCGGAACCGGCAAGACCGCGACGCCCGAGCTCGCCCAGGAAGTCCACGCGGCCCTCCGCGCGGCCCTGGTCGAGCGCCTCGGCGACGTCGGGACCCGGATTCGCCTTCTCTACGGCGGTTCGGTGAAGCCATCGAACGCAGCCGAGCTACTCTCGCAGCCCGACATCGACGGCGCCCTGGTCGGTGGAGCCAGTCTGGACCCCCAGGACTTCGCCCACATCGCCCTCGCCACGCTTTCCATCCCCCGAGCTTCCTGA
- a CDS encoding phosphoglycerate kinase has translation MPIRSLDDLLATESLAGRRVFVRADLNVPHKDGRITDDSRIRASLPTLKRLVDAGAKVLLASHLGRPKGERKPELSLEIVAAPIAEALGVRVAFASDCVGTPAEEAAAGLGDGEIALLENLRFHKAETDNDPDFAAALGALADVYVNDAFGTAHRAHASTAGMVEHVDIAVAGGLLQKELDALAVALEPERPFVCFLGGAKVSDKLGVLEALIERADTVGVGGAMAYTFLKAKGEPVGNSLVEDDRQDDARRMMARAEERGCDLLLPTDHVVSDRVEDGAEAKVVESIPDGLLGVDIGPATTARYAEAAAGAKTILWNGPMGVFEIDAFAKGTEGVAHAVADSDARSIVGGGDSLAAVNKTGVGDRISHLSTGGGASLEFVQGLTLPGVAALDRPA, from the coding sequence TTGCCGATCCGTTCCCTCGACGACCTGCTCGCCACCGAATCCCTCGCCGGCCGCCGCGTCTTCGTCCGCGCCGACCTGAACGTCCCGCACAAGGACGGCCGGATCACCGACGACAGCCGCATCCGCGCGTCCCTCCCCACCCTGAAGCGACTCGTCGACGCGGGGGCGAAGGTGCTGCTCGCCTCCCATCTCGGCCGCCCGAAGGGCGAGCGGAAGCCCGAGCTCTCCCTCGAGATCGTCGCCGCGCCGATCGCCGAGGCGCTCGGCGTGCGCGTCGCGTTCGCGTCGGACTGCGTCGGCACCCCCGCCGAGGAGGCCGCCGCGGGGCTCGGCGACGGCGAGATCGCGCTTCTCGAGAACCTGCGCTTCCACAAGGCCGAGACGGACAACGATCCGGACTTCGCTGCTGCGCTGGGCGCCCTCGCCGACGTCTACGTGAACGACGCCTTCGGCACCGCCCACCGCGCCCACGCGTCCACCGCCGGCATGGTCGAGCACGTCGACATCGCCGTCGCCGGCGGCCTGCTCCAGAAGGAGCTCGACGCCCTCGCCGTCGCGCTCGAGCCCGAGCGCCCCTTCGTCTGCTTCCTCGGCGGTGCCAAGGTCTCGGACAAGCTCGGCGTGCTCGAGGCCCTGATCGAGCGCGCGGACACGGTCGGGGTCGGCGGCGCGATGGCCTACACGTTCCTCAAGGCGAAAGGCGAGCCCGTCGGCAACTCCCTCGTCGAAGACGACCGCCAGGACGATGCGCGACGCATGATGGCCCGCGCCGAAGAGCGCGGCTGCGACCTCCTCCTCCCGACCGACCACGTCGTGAGCGATCGCGTCGAGGACGGCGCCGAGGCGAAGGTCGTCGAGTCGATCCCCGACGGCCTGCTCGGCGTCGACATCGGCCCCGCGACCACGGCCCGCTACGCCGAAGCCGCCGCGGGCGCGAAGACGATCCTCTGGAACGGCCCGATGGGCGTGTTCGAGATCGACGCCTTCGCGAAGGGAACCGAAGGCGTGGCCCATGCCGTCGCCGACTCGGACGCGCGGAGCATCGTGGGCGGCGGCGACTCCCTCGCCGCCGTGAACAAGACGGGCGTCGGCGACCGGATCAGCCACCTCTCGACCGGAGGCGGCGCGAGCCTCGAGTTCGTGCAGGGACTGACCCTCCCCGGCGTCGCCGCGCTGGATCGACCGGCATGA